The following proteins are encoded in a genomic region of Drosophila bipectinata strain 14024-0381.07 chromosome XL, DbipHiC1v2, whole genome shotgun sequence:
- the ari-1 gene encoding E3 ubiquitin-protein ligase ariadne-1 produces MDSDNDNDFCDNVDSGNVSSGDDGDDDFGMEVDLPSSAERQLDADDYQYKVLTTDEIVQHQREIIDDVNLVLKLPTPIMRILLNQFKWDKEKLLEKYFDANNEEFFKDAHVINPFNKAPEAIRQKTTRSQCEECEICFSLLPPDSMTGLECAHRFCLSCWREYLTTKIVAEGLGQTISCAAHGCDILVDDVTVTKLVQDARVRVKYQQLITNSFVECNQLLRWCPSVDCTYAVKVPYAESRRVLCKCGHVFCFACGENWHDPVRCRWLKKWIKKCDDDSETSNWIAANTKECPKCSVTIEKDGGCNHMVCKNQNCKYEFCWVCLSTWEPHGSSWYNCNRYDEDEAKSARDAQEKLRSSLARYLHYYNRYMNHMQSMKFENKLYASVKQKMEEMQQHNMSWIEVQFLKKAVDILCRCRQTLMYTYVFAYYLKKNNQSMIFEDNQKDLESATETLSEYLERDITSENLADIKQKVQDKYRYCEKRCSVLLKHVHEGYDTDWWDYTE; encoded by the exons ATGGACTCGGATAACGACAACGATTTCTGCGACAACGTCGACTCGGGCAACGTGTCCTCGGGCGACGATGGCGACGATGACTTCGGCATGGAGGTGGACCTGCCCAGCTCTGCGGAGCGCCAGCTGGACGCGGATGATTACCAGTACAAGGTGCTCACCACCGATGAGATTGTGCAACACCAGCGGGAGATAATCGACGATGTCAATCTGGTGCTGAAG CTACCCACACCCATTATGCGGATACTGCTGAATCAGTTCAAGTGGGACAAGGAGAAGCTGCTGGAGAAGTACTTTGATGCCAACAACGAGGAGTTCTTCAAAGACGCACACGTCATAAATCCCTTCAACAAGGCACCCGAAGCTATCAGACAAAAG ACCACGCGAAGTCAGTGCGAAGAGTGCGAAATATGCTTCTCTCTGCTCCCGCCAGAT TCAATGACCGGCCTGGAGTGCGCACATCGGTTCTGCCTGAGCTGCTGGCGCGAGTATCTAACAACGAAGATCGTTGCTGAGGGCCTGGGCCAGACCATATCGTGCGCGGCGCACGGCTGTGATATCCTGGTGGACGATGTGACGGTCACCAAGCTGGTCCAGGACGCCCGGGTCCGGGTCAAATACCAACAGTTGATCACCAACAGCTTTGTCGAGTGCAACCAGCTGTTGCGCTGGTGTCCGTCCGTCGACTGCACCTATGCTGTGAAGGTGCCCTACGCGGAATCCCGTCGCGTCCTGTGCAAGTGCGGCCATGTGTTCTGCTTCGCCTGCGGCGAGAACTGGCACGATCCGGTCCGCTGCCGTTGGCTAAAGAAGTGGATCAAGAAGTGCGACGACGATTCGGAGACATCCAACTGGATTGCGGCCAATACCAAAGAGTGTCCCAAGTGCAGTGTGACCATCGAGAAGGACGGCGGCTGCAACCATATGGTCTGCAAGAATCAGAACTGCAAGTACGAGTTCTGCTGGGTATGTCTCAGTACCTGGGAGCCGCACGGTTCGTCCTGGTACAACTGCAATCGGTATGATGAGGACGAGGCCAAGTCCGCTCGCGATGCCCAGGAGAAGTTGCGTTCCTCGCTGGCCAG ATACCTTCACTACTACAATCGCTACATGAACCACATGCAGTCGATGAAGTTTGAGAACAAATTATACGCATCTGTGAAGCAAAAAATGGAGGAGATGCAACAGCACAACATGTCCTGGATTGAG GTGCAATTTCTGAAAAAGGCTGTCGACATACTGTGCAGGTGTCGCCAGACTCTGATGTACACATACGTGTTTGCGTATTATTTGAAGAAAAACAATCAATCCATGATATTCGAGGATAATCAAAAGGATTTGGAGTCGGCAACCGAAACGTTGTCCGAGTATTTGGAACGTGATATTACATCTGAAAATTTGGCTGATATTAAGCAGAAAGTGCAAGATAAATACAG GTATTGTGAAAAACGCTGCTCTGTTCTGCTAAAACACGTGCACGAGGGCTACGACACGGACTGGTGGGATTATACAGAATGA
- the LOC108120478 gene encoding transcription factor grauzone: MICRLCLDEAEHSVPIFDQEDAADFAGASTNLAGLIEKHLQMVLLPNDAVSKCLCTQCWQQLADFEQFCSMVMKKQLGLPQLKQEPFSEDDDTKAQILCEPEIDVSPAGPDTEEFNEIDVDASSSQAKGKVRLPSPIRRSMRPRSAPKTRSVKSKVKPKRQPVEEDEDGDEDEEQETDPAVDPESRTSSSHEMDSYIASHGRLECNLCGSDDGQFQNFAELKRHFRNHHQSQGYVVCCQRRYKKRALYVDHLRMHNDPDYFRCKICSKQLVSRISYDVHMLRFHSNDEACVFACDKCSKRFSKQFLLTIHARVHQQERKEQCKHCDRSFRTAVDLRLHMRRTHDPSFVPFICDSCGSKFKTKQNLLVHKRTVHREGSQLPEVQCQQCQTWLSDENSLRKHMYMHLDAASLRQWKCEQCGLVKDSRAKLAAHIRYHHPKEYHKCSHCGKEFKSSRGLEEHTATHTGQDLYECAFCERTFKNSGNMHKHRRQMHAAQVAALQQQKKVRPSKRKDKGELLLGVLASSGGKDMDMDVGMGMPMGMGTLGGSGVND; the protein is encoded by the exons ATGATATGCCGCCTGTGTCTGGACGAGGCGGAGCACAGTGTGCCGATCTTCGACCAGGAAGATGCCGCCGACTTCGCTGGGGCCTCCACCAACTTGGCCGGGCTGATTGAAAAGCACCTGCAGATGGTG CTCCTGCCAAATGACGCGGTGTCCAAGTGCCTCTGCACCCAGTGCTGGCAGCAGTTGGCCGATTTCGAGCAGTTCTGCTCGATGGTGATGAAAAAACAGCTGGGCCTGCCGCAGCTGAAGCAGGAACCCTTTTCCGAGGACGACGACACTAAGGCGCAAATTCTGTGCGAGCCAGAGATCGATGTTAGTCCGGCAGGGCCGGACACTGAGGAGTTCAACGAGATCGACGTGGATGCCAGCAGCAGCCAGGCAAAGGGAAAAGTTCGCCTGCCATCGCCCATACGGCGCAGTATGCGTCCCCGGTCTGCTCCAAAGACCAGATCAGTTAAGAGCAAGGTCAAACCCAAGCGGCAGCCGGTGGAGGAGGATGAGGACGGAGACGAGGATGAGGAGCAAGAAACAGATCCAGCGGTGGATCCTGAAAGCCGCACCAGCAGCAGTCATGAAATGGACAGCTACATTGCGAGTCATGGGCGTTTGGAGTGCAACCTCTGCGGCAGTGACGACGGCCAGTTCCAGAACTTTGCCGAACTGAAGCGCCATTTCCGCAATCACCACCAGTCCCAGGGATATGTGGTGTGCTGCCAGCGGCGCTACAAGAAGCGGGCTCTCTACGTCGACCACCTGCGCATGCACAACGATCCGGACTACTTCAGGTGCAAGATATGCTCCAAGCAGCTGGTGAGCCGGATTAGTTACGATGTGCACATGCTGCGCTTCCACTCCAATGACGAAGCCTGTGTCTTTGCCTGCGACAAGTGCTCCAAAAGATTCTCCAAACAGTTTCTGCTCACCATTCACGCCCGGGTGCACCAGCAGGAGCGCAAGGAGCAGTGCAAACACTGCGACAGATC CTTCCGCACTGCCGTGGATCTGCGGTTACACATGCGTCGCACCCACGATCCCAGTTTTGTGCCCTTCATATGCGACTCGTGCGGCTCCAAGTTCAAGACGAAACAGAATCTATTGGTGCACAAGCGAACCGTGCATCGGGAGGGCTCCCAGCTGCCGGAGGTGCAGTGCCAACAGTGCCAGACATGGCTGAGCGACGAGAACAGCCTGCGCAAGCACATGTACATGCATCTGGACGCTGCATCGCTCCGGCAATGGAAGTGCGAGCAGTGCGGCCTCGTGAAGGACTCCAGGGCCAAGTTGGCTGCGCACATTCGTTACCACCATCCAAAGGAGTATCACAAGTGCTCCCACTGTGGCAAGGAGTTCAAGAGCAGTCGAGGCCTGGAAGAGCACACAGCCACTCATACGGGCCAGGATCTGTACGAGTGCGCCTTCTGTGAACGGACTTTCAAGAATTCGGGTAACATGCACAAGCATCGCCGCCAGATGCACGCTGCCCAGGTGGCTGCCCTGCAACAGCAGAAGAAAGTGCGCCCCAGCAAGCGGAAAGACAAGGGCGAGCTACTGCTTGGTGTCCTGGCATCTTCCGGCGGCaaggacatggacatggacgTGGGGATGGGCATGCCAATGGGAATGGGAACTCTGGGAGGGAGTGGAGTAAACGACTGA
- the e(y)2 gene encoding enhancer of yellow 2 transcription factor isoform X2: MDQYTVLSGDRSKIKDLLCNRLTECGWRDEVRLLCRTILLEKGTGNSFTVEQLITEVTPKARTLVPDAVKKELLMKIRTILTENESEIEDAEEP; this comes from the exons A TGGACCAATACACAGTGCTCAGCGGCGACCGCTCCAAAATCAAGGACCTCCTCTGCAATCGACTAACCGAGTGCGGCTGGCGGGACGAAGTGCGTCTGCTTTGTAGGACCATTCTGCTGGAGAAGGGCACCGGCAACAGCTTCACTGTTGAGCAGCTCATCACTGAGGTGACGCCCAAGGCGCGCACCCTCGTCCCAGATGCCGTCAAGAAAGAACTCCTCATGAAAATCCGCACCATACTCACCGAGAACGAGAGCGAAATCGAGGATGCGGAGGAGCCCTAG
- the e(y)2 gene encoding enhancer of yellow 2 transcription factor isoform X1: MTVSNTVDQYTVLSGDRSKIKDLLCNRLTECGWRDEVRLLCRTILLEKGTGNSFTVEQLITEVTPKARTLVPDAVKKELLMKIRTILTENESEIEDAEEP; the protein is encoded by the coding sequence ATGACCGTTTCCAACACAGTGGACCAATACACAGTGCTCAGCGGCGACCGCTCCAAAATCAAGGACCTCCTCTGCAATCGACTAACCGAGTGCGGCTGGCGGGACGAAGTGCGTCTGCTTTGTAGGACCATTCTGCTGGAGAAGGGCACCGGCAACAGCTTCACTGTTGAGCAGCTCATCACTGAGGTGACGCCCAAGGCGCGCACCCTCGTCCCAGATGCCGTCAAGAAAGAACTCCTCATGAAAATCCGCACCATACTCACCGAGAACGAGAGCGAAATCGAGGATGCGGAGGAGCCCTAG
- the LOC108120552 gene encoding transcription factor grauzone, whose translation MMICRLCLEDAEHGVPIFGEQESVVVQPALRQLAELIERHLQLVLAANDAVSTCLCNSCWQQLADFERFCTMVADKQRSLELKTELPELPDMPEPALVVWNTESPIEPKVSFEGDDIKDHILCEPVIDAMADGSDCGDDTFDPEFQPDSDPEPEPVPDPVKPRPRGRPRKTPLQQTQQIIKRKYEKRKQQQQAKSNISELSLRESRARMRELKRTSGGDSPDEKEEQEHEDDGDSSEVEEKAMPSAKRGRPKSATKKKRTNGGDEDGEEAPVKRSSIKEMDDYIAANVKLDCALCAAPLEDFNDLKRHFRVEHDCTGYVKCCNNRYKKRTLYVDHLHCHKDPQYFSCQSCRKNFLNRNSQVMHMLRFHSQQQELVHQCAICEARFAKKFLLTMHLKGHKGTERPEVCDTCGKTFRTKFELSAHVKRMHAADFTPIICDICGTHFRSKANFLIHKKALHPDGPVAEVQCTLCGRWLRDERSLRKHLARHDDRDGDTKYRCLLCNAEKSSRAALSSHMRYHHSAKRHKCTLCDKEFKLPRALSEHMATHTGIDLYQCQFCTRTFKSHANMHNHKKKMHPNEWVRKYTQPSSSIAAIAASAQVQQMIPQAVGLGGVGVQGVGSGSGSGPGPILTAPGTVPAPVTGNMLPSMVAPQLNVVVPKSLIEIPDPEAFEFASNSSVCPTPD comes from the exons ATGATGATATGCCGACTCTGTCTGGAGGATGCTGAGCACGGGGTGCCCATATTTGGTGAACAGGAGTCGGTGGTGGTGCAGCCGGCACTACGGCAGCTGGCTGAGCTGATAGAGCGGCACCTGCAGTTGGTG TTGGCAGCCAACGATGCTGTGTCCACGTGCCTGTGCAATAGCTGCTGGCAGCAGCTGGCGGACTTCGAGCGCTTTTGCACGATGGTGGCCGACAAGCAGCGCTCCCTGGAGCTGAAGACAGAACTGCCGGAGCTACCCGATATGCCAGAGCCAGCATTGGTCGTATGGAACACAGAGTCGCCCATCGAGCCGAAGGTGAGCTTCGAGGGCGACGACATCAAGGATCACATACTGTGCGAGCCGGTGATTGATGCCATGGCCGATGGCAGTGACTGCGGCGACGACACCTTTGATCCAGAGTTTCAACCAGACAGCGATCCGGAACCAGAGCCTGTTCCGGATCCGGTGAAGCCACGGCCGCGCGGTAGGCCCCGGAAAACACCACTACAGCAGACCCAGCAAATCATAAaacgaaaatatgaaaaacgtaagcagcagcagcaagccAAGAGCAACATTTCAGAGCTGTCACTGCGAGAATCTCGAGCTAGAATGCGGGAACTAAAGCGCACCAGCGGAGGCGATTCGCCAGACGAaaaggaggagcaggagcatgAGGACGATGGTGATTCGTCGGAGGTGGAGGAAAAGGCCATGCCCAGCGCTAAGCGTGGACGTCCCAAGTCCGCAACGAAAAAGAAGCGAACAAACGGCGGCGACGAGGATGGCGAGGAGGCGCCCGTTAAACGCAGCAGCATCAAGGAGATGGACGACTACATAGCTGCAAACGTAAAGCTTGATTGCGCCCTGTGCGCCGCTCCGCTGGAGGACTTCAACGATCTCAAGCGCCACTTTCGCGTGGAGCACGACTGCACCGGCTATGTTAAGTGCTGCAATAATCGGTACAAGAAGCGTACTCTCTACGTGGACCACTTGCACTGCCACAAAGATCCGCAATACTTCAGCTGTCAGAGCTGCCGCAAGAACTTCCTCAATCGTAACAGCCAAGTGATGCACATGCTGCGCTTCCACTCCCAGCAGCAGGAGTTGGTCCATCAGTGCGCCATCTGTGAGGCGCGCTTCGCCAAGAAATTCCTGCTGACCATGCATCTCAAGGGCCACAAGGGCACCGAACGGCCCGAGGTGTGCGACACCTGCGGCAAGAC ATTCCGCACCAAATTCGAGCTGAGTGCTCATGTTAAGCGCATGCATGCTGCAGACTTCACGCCCATCATCTGCGACATTTGCGGCACACATTTCCGTTCGAAGGCCAACTTCCTCATCCACAAGAAGGCCCTGCATCCGGACGGGCCAGTGGCGGAGGTGCAGTGTACCCTGTGCGGCCGCTGGCTGCGGGACGAGCGGAGCCTGCGCAAGCATCTGGCTCGCCACGATGATCGCGACGGCGACACTAAGTACAGATGCCTCCTCTGCAATGCAGAGAAGTCATCCCGTGCCGCACTCAGCAGCCACATGCGGTACCACCACTCCGCCAAGCGGCACAAGTGCACCCTGTGCGACAAGGAGTTTAAGCTGCCCCGGGCCTTATCC GAGCACATGGCCACCCACACTGGCATCGATTTGTACCAGTGCCAGTTCTGCACGCGCACCTTCAAGTCCCACGCCAACATGCACAACCACAAGAAGAAGATGCACCCGAACGAGTGGGTTCGCAAGTACACACAGCCGAGCAGCAGTATTGCAGCCATTGCTGCATCCGCTCAAGTCCAGCAAATGATTCCACAGGCAGTTGGGTTAGGTGGGGTGGGGGTACAGGGAGTAGGATCAGGATCAGGATCAGGTCCAGGTCCGATCTTAACAGCCCCGGGAACAGTCCCAGCCCCGGTAACCGGTAATATGCTGCCCAGTATGGTCGCCCCGCAACTGAACGTGGTGGTGCCCAAGTCCCTCATTGAAATACCCGATCCGGAGGCCTTTGAATTTGCCAGCAATAGTTCCGTATGTCCCACGCCCGACTGA
- the Reepl1 gene encoding uncharacterized protein Reepl1, protein MFYSTAVRLLSMVVGCLYPAFASFKVLDSQRLNEEDLRIWLSYWIVYGVFLVFDFLTSGLAPFVPLLNEMKLVYLLWLLPSLGGGNQIIYEEFLRSFFSSNETCIDRALSHATLTGSDFLSQIVGSCLGQFMSFADSCFLTRGHRSALQITPSIEDIVAKVIAQRRLKKKRLVESGKKTNSLEEEGQKNSEDIDSNLETNDVDLVNDSDSELLLYPERHSLVRRKEKPQTPPKPKRSQSPDIENPGLMQDYDQCMESIRNT, encoded by the coding sequence ATGTTCTATTCGACCGCGGTGCGACTATTGTCTATGGTGGTGGGCTGTCTTTACCCGGCATTCGCCTCCTTCAAGGTCCTTGACTCGCAGCGGCTCAATGAGGAGGATCTTCGCATCTGGTTGTCCTACTGGATTGTCTACGGAGTCTTCCTAGTTTTTGACTTTCTAACCTCCGGCCTGGCCCCGTTTGTGCCCTTACTGAACGAGATGAAGCTGGTGTACCTCTTGTGGCTGCTGCCATCCCTTGGCGGTGGCAACCAAATCATCTATGAGGAGTTCCTGCGCTCCTTCTTCAGCAGCAACGAGACCTGCATCGACCGGGCCCTAAGCCACGCCACCCTAACAGGCAGTGATTTCCTAAGCCAGATTGTGGGCTCTTGTCTAGGCCAATTCATGTCGTTTGCCGACAGCTGCTTCCTAACACGTGGCCATCGTTCTGCCCTCCAAATCACTCCCAGCATCGAGGACATTGTGGCCAAAGTGATTGCCCAGCGACGGCTCAAAAAGAAGCGTCTGGTAGAATCCGGGAAAAAAACCAACTCTTTGGAGGAGGAAGGTCAAAAAAATTCCGAGGATATAGACAGCAATCTTGAAACAAACGATGTTGATCTGGTGAACGACTCCGATTCGGAGCTGTTGCTTTACCCCGAACGCCATAGCCTTGTCCGACGGAAGGAGAAGCCCCAAACCCCGCCGAAGCCCAAACGAAGCCAGTCGCCTGACATCGAGAATCCAGGTCTCATGCAAGATTACGATCAGTGTATGGAGTCAATCAGAAACACTTAA
- the Kmn1 gene encoding uncharacterized protein Kmn1, with amino-acid sequence MEFEKMDAQDKTNNISNSDPERANVSNANKSWADTSAVDFNDVTEQLERTLKGVTQDSRRRSLFNNNVVNFSEVGSKVDEVENYKKRELQKQQNFINFVLQAADNLKHLPPEDPRLEPSEEHQRYLKEGPNTENFIRGSVEFMKNANRYLREMSEALELQASISELSQCALDDLASKAIHQNLARTSKNN; translated from the exons AtggaatttgaaaaaatggacGCGCAggataaaacaaataatataagcAACTCGGATCCCGAAAGAGCCAATGTCAGCAATGCTAACAAATCCTGGGCCGACACTTCTGCAGTCGACTTCAACGATGTGACGGAACAACTGGAAAGAACTCTTAAGGGAGTTACTCAGGACTCCCGAAGGAGGAGTCTCTTTAACAACAATGTGGTTAACT TTAGTGAGGTAGGCTCAAAAGTGGACGAGGTTGAGAACTACAAGAAGCGGGAGCTGCAGAAGCAGCAAAACTTTATCAACTTTGTGCTACAGGCGGCAGATAATTTGAAGCATCTGCCACCCGAAGATCCTAGGCTGGAGCCCAGCGAGGAGCATCAGCGCTATCTCAAGGAGGGTCCTAACACCGAGAACTTTATACGTGGATCTGTGGAGTTCATGAAGAATGCAAACCGATATCTAAGAGAGATGTCCGAGGCCCTGGAGTTACAGGCATCTATCTCGGAATTGAGCCAGTGCGCTTTGGACGATCTGGCCAGTAAGGCCATCCACCAGAACCTGGCCAGGACATCAAAGAATAATTAG
- the LOC108120504 gene encoding transmembrane protein 242, which produces MSDAGSSVDPVEAEKRRKFRIQAAAFLGLVGGVSALFGFSKTLATAKKADNKVLQQAGTRQGIILMDEGTTLAMRALGWGTLYAVLGTGAFCYGFWKLSGAKDFEEFRMKMGNALPRITKDEPPTSRTDFESLTDLMKYLAAWNKE; this is translated from the exons ATGAGCGACGCTGGCTCCAGCGTGGATCCGGTGGAAGCCGAGAAGCGGCGCAAGTTTCGCATTCAGG CCGCTGCCTTTCTTGGCCTCGTTGGCGGCGTGTCGGCCCTGTTTGGATTCTCGAAAACCCTGGCCACAGCGAAGAAGGCCGACAACAAGGTACTACAGCAGGCTGGCACACGGCAGGGTATTATTCTAATGGATGAAGGGACCACACTGGCAATGCGTGCCCTGGGCTGGGGAACTCTGTACGCCGTCCTTGGCACCGGCGCCTTTTGCTACGGATTCTGGAAACTGAGCGGAGCTAAAGAT TTCGAAGAGTTTCGTATGAAAATGGGCAATGCACTGCCGCGCATCACCAAGGACGAGCCACCCACGAGCCGAACCGACTTTGAGAGCCTTACGGACCTCATGAAGTACTTGGCGGCCTGGAATAAGGAATAA